In one window of Sciurus carolinensis chromosome X, mSciCar1.2, whole genome shotgun sequence DNA:
- the Tex28 gene encoding testis-specific protein TEX28: MVLKAEYIKSPSATLPSSVPSCRSLSSSEEGPNGHSSLSEGELSRNLQESVKHRILYLSEQLKVEKASRDENTVSYLKLVSKADRHQAPHIRQAFEKVNQRTSATIAQIERRLRQCHQQLQELEEDCRSKGSVLKVESSLDNCEQPSAKASVSKSPRPGEEDGLSSNLPDVTTSFTLESHFLDLQQGNFSETKHVSQKRKLLLQKVEEELTEIKKFHIDLQVSYQGLKERYLTDLQVSLESLQEEKCRQASIEEQVNDHLQGHLDAIYQLKQNLACTEEKMSYLSYERAKEIWEIMETFKSRISKLETLQRVTQVEMMTNLRSRPQEFLFRFVSLLLTLVTALLVFVSTVCSCPLPLIHSRLRTFTALMLLLLGALAWQKWHTIATIDWQAWVPSKWRLDSKNSKPLLDGP, from the exons ATGGTTTTAAAG GCAGAATACATCAAGAGCCCTAGTGCAACACTTCCCTCCAGCGTGCCTTCCTGCAGGTCTCTGTCATCCAGCGAGGAAGGTCCCAATGGCCACTCCAGCCTTTCGGAGGGAGAACTTTCCCGGAATTTACAGGAAAGTGTCAAGCACCGCATCCTCTACCTCTCAGAGCAGCTAAAAGTGGAGAAGGCTAGTCGGGATGAGAACACTGTGAGCTACCTCAAGCTAGTGTCCAAAGCTGACCGGCACCAGGCTCCACATATCCGGCAGGCCTTTGAGAAGGTGAATCAGCGCACCTCTGCCACCATTGCCCAGATTGAGCGAAGGCTCCGCCAGTGTCATCAACAGCTCCAGGAACTGGAGGAGGACTGTAGGTCCAAGGGCTCAGTGCTGAAGGTGGAAAGCAGCCTGGACAACTGCGAGCAGCCCAGTGCAAAGGCCTCCGTTTCCAAGTCCCCCAGGCCGGGTGAGGAAGATGGTCTGTCCTCCAACCTGCCTGATGTCACCACATCCTTCACTCTGGAGAGTCACTTCTTGGACTTGCAACAGGGGAATTTCTCAGAGACAAAGCATGTGTCCCAGAAACGAAAGCTACTATTGCAGAAGGTGGAGGAAGAGTTGACAGAAATTAAGAAGTTCCACATTGACCTTCAGGTGTCCTACCAGGGCCTCAAGGAAAGGTATCTGACGGACCTGCAGGTGTCACTGGAATCCCTTCAGGAGGAGAAATGCAG ACAAGCATCGATTGAAGAACAGGTGAATGATCACCTTCAGGGGCATCTGGATGCAATTTACCAACTCAAACAGAATCTGGCCTGCACTGAAGAGAAAATGTCCTATCTGTCCTATGAGAGAGCCAAGGAAATATGG GAGATCATGGAGACTTTCAAGAGTCGGATATCCAAGCTAGAAACTCTACAACGAGTCACCCAAGTGGAGATGATGACAAACCTTAGAAGCCGTCCCCAGGAGTTTTTATTCAGATTTGTGAGCCTGCTCCTCACACTGGTCACAGCCCTCTTGGTCTTTGTCTCCACTGTGTGCTCCTGCCCCTTGCCTCTGATCCACTCACGCCTACGCACATTCACTGCCCTCATGCTGCTTTTGCTTGGGGCCCTTGCCTGGCAGAAGTGGCACACCATTGCCACCATAGACTGGCAGGCATGGGTTCCTTCAAAATGGAGACTGGACTCTAAGAACTCCAAGCCTCTGTTGGATGGACCTTAA